One region of Ailuropoda melanoleuca isolate Jingjing chromosome 19, ASM200744v2, whole genome shotgun sequence genomic DNA includes:
- the LOC100470634 gene encoding cytochrome c oxidase subunit 7A2, mitochondrial, with translation MLRNLLALRQIARRTISTASRRQFENKVPEKQKLFQEDNGIPVHLKGGIADALLYRATMVLTVGGTAYAIYQLAVASFPKKQD, from the exons ATGCTGCGGAATCTGCTG gCTCTTCGTCAGATTGCCCGGAGGACCATAAGTACTGCTTCACGCAGGCAGTTTGAAAATAAAgttccagagaaacaaaagctatttcag gagGATAATGGAATTCCAGTGCATCTAAAGGGTGGAATAGCTGATGCCCTCCTGTATCGAGCCACTATGGTGCTTACAGTTGGTG gaaCAGCATATGCCATATATCAGCTAGCTGTGGCTTCATTTCCCAAGAAGCAGGATTGA